The following coding sequences are from one Eucalyptus grandis isolate ANBG69807.140 chromosome 11, ASM1654582v1, whole genome shotgun sequence window:
- the LOC104440918 gene encoding GDSL esterase/lipase At5g45910, with the protein MKTMNILVFSLLCCLSSKSVLSSSDHYNAIFNFGDSHSDTGNFLITGALAYPEIKNLPYGETFFHHATGRCSNGRLIIDFIAEAFGLPYLPPYLAVAEGPPVRMGVNFAVAGATAIDGSFFSAQNITLWTNDSLNVQLGWFKSLKSSLCTTKQDCDEYFKKSLFLVGEIGENDYNLPFLFGRTIEQLRPLVPQIVGAIIRAVSTLIEEGAVNLVVPGQLPTGCISMYLTLFQSANESAYDPKTGCLEAYNALFKYHNNYLKQELQKLREQYPHARIMYADYYGASISIYRTPKFYGFYGGALTACCGGGGPYNFNTSAYCGQSGSTVCKDPSAFVDWDGIHSTESAYHYIARGLIDGGFISPPLLFQFNYLHYTKNAVRQFVLSKVTYLLPE; encoded by the exons ATGAAAACAATGAATATACTAGTCTTCTCCCTGCTCTGCTGCCTCTCTTCAAAGTCCGTTTTGTCGAGCTCCGACCACTACAATGCAATCTTCAACTTCGGCGACTCCCATAGTGACACCGGAAACTTCCTCATTACTGGGGCACTCGCATATCCGGAAATCAAAAACCTCCCTTATGGAGAAACTTTCTTCCACCACGCAACTGGTCGATGCTCAAACGGACGCCTCATTATCGATTTCATAG CTGAAGCATTTGGACTGCCATATCTTCCACCATATCTGGCAGTAGCCGAAGGTCCACCTGTCCGCATGGGAGTGAACTTCGCAGTTGCTGGTGCCACGGCGATCGACGGGTCTTTCTTCTCTGCTCAAAATATTACCTTGTGGACCAATGACTCGTTGAATGTTCAGCTTGGCTGGTTCAAGAGTTTGAAGTCGTCTCTCTGCACCACCAAACAAG ATTGTGACGAGTACTTTAAAAAGTCTCTGTTTCTGGTGGGGGAGATAGGTGAAAATGACTACAACCTTCCCTTTCTCTTTGGTCGAACCATTGAACAGCTACGCCCTCTGGTACCACAAATTGTTGGAGCCATCATTCGAGCCGTCAGT ACTCTGATAGAAGAAGGGGCTGTAAATCTGGTGGTGCCGGGACAATTGCCGACAGGTTGCATCTCCATGTATCTAACTTTGTTTCAAAGCGCGAATGAATCGGCGTATGACCCGAAAACCGGGTGTCTCGAAGCTTATAATGCTTTATTCAAGTATCACAATAACTACCTCAAGcaagaattgcaaaaattgagaGAACAATACCCTCATGCAAGAATAATGTATGCTGATTATTATGGTGCCTCCATATCTATCTATCGCACTCCAAAGTTCTACG GGTTTTACGGAGGGGCCCTAACGGCTTGTTGTGGAGGAGGCGGTCCATACAACTTCAATACGTCGGCGTATTGTGGTCAGTCCGGCTCAACTGTTTGCAAAGACCCATCGGCTTTCGTCGATTGGGATGGGATTCACTCGACTGAGTCTGCTTATCATTATATCGCCAGGGGGTTGATTGATGGTGGCTTCATATCTCCACCACTcctatttcaatttaattatttacatTACACCAAAAACGCGGTAAGACAGTTTGTGCTATCGAAGGTTACTTACCTATTACCGGAATAA
- the LOC104442625 gene encoding GDSL esterase/lipase At5g45910-like, with protein sequence MKAMKILVFFLLCCLSSKSVLSSPGRYEAIFNFGNSLSDTGNFLLSGALAFPGIKNLPYGETFFHHPTGRCSNGRLMIDFIAEVFGLPFLPPYLAVAKGPPVRTGVNFAVVGATALDPSFFYAQKIGPLLWTNDSLSVQLGWFKNLKKSLCTTKQDCDDYFKKSLFLVGEMGGNDYIFPFIFGLSVKQLRAWVPQVVGAIARAIRILIEEGAVDMVVPGQFPVGCSAVFLTLLHSPNKSAYDPSGCLKAYNAFFEYHDNYLKQELQKLREEYPHARIMYADYYGASIPLYRTPKHYVHLKKGHDNDPNSNLHGLVERKRPKMNRGLVNQVEN encoded by the exons ATGAAAGCCATGAAGATACTAGTCTTTTTCTTGCTCTGCTGCCTCTCTTCAAAGTCCGTTTTGTCGAGCCCTGGGCGCTATGAAGCAATCTTCAACTTCGGCAACTCTCTGAGTGACACCGGAAACTTCCTACTTTCTGGGGCACTTGCATTTCCAGGCATAAAAAATCTTCCTTACGGTGAGACATTCTTCCACCACCCAACCGGTCGATGCTCAAACGGACGGCTCATGATTGATTTCATAG CTGAAGTATTTGGGCTGCCGTTTCTTCCACCATATCTCGCAGTAGCCAAAGGTCCACCTGTTCGTACTGGAGTGAACTTCGCAGTTGTTGGTGCCACAGCACTCGACCCGTCTTTCTTCTATGCTCAGAAGATTGGGCCACTCTTGTGGACCAATGACTCATTGAGTGTTCAGCTTGGCTGGTTCAAGAATTTGAAGAAGTCTCTCTGCACCACCAAACAAG ATTGTGATGACTACTTCAAGAAGTCTCTATTTTTGGTGGGGGAGATGGGTGGCAATGACTACatctttccctttatttttggTCTAAGTGTTAAACAGCTACGTGCTTGGGTACCACAAGTCGTTGGAGCAATCGCCCGTGCCATCCGT ATACTGATAGAAGAAGGAGCCGTGGATATGGTGGTCCCAGGACAGTTTCCAGTAGGCTGCTCCGCCGTGTTTCTAACTTTGCTTCATAGCCCTAATAAATCGGCATATGACCCAAGTGGGTGTCTCAAGGCTTATAATGCTTTCTTCGAGTACCACGATAACTACCTCAAGcaagaattgcaaaaattgagaGAGGAATACCCTCATGCAAGAATTATGTATGCTGATTATTATGGTGCCTCCATACCTCTTTATCGCACTCCAAAACACTATG ttCATCTCAAGAAAGGCCATGACAACGATCCCAATAGCAACCTACATGGTTTAGTCGAGAGAAAGAGACCAAAGATGAATCGAGGATTGGTGAATCAAGTTGAGAATTGA
- the LOC104440917 gene encoding GDSL esterase/lipase At5g45910, whose product MKAMKILVFFLCCLPLKPALSRHSRYHAIFSLGDSHSDTGNYPRTEAVAFQVIKSLPYGETFFRNATGRCSDGRLIVDFIAEAFGLPYLPPYLAVAKGPHVRIRKGVNFAVAGASAINSSFFSAQKIALWTNDSLSVQLGWFKNLKSSLCTTEQECDEYFKKSLFLVGEIGENDYNFPALSGQSIKQLRALVPLVVGAITRAVSMLIEEGAVDLMVPGQLPVGCTSMFLTVFQSANESAYDNRTGCLKAYDAFFKYHNNYLKQELQNLKRGLERSVLYWMVASRLKKKMSSNKSSNASPVPTEEYRAA is encoded by the exons ATGAAAGCCATGAAGATACTAGTCTTCTTTCTCTGCTGCCTCCCTTTGAAGCCCGCTTTGTCAAGGCACAGTCGTTACCATGCGATCTTCAGCTTGGGCGACTCTCATAGTGACACCGGAAACTACCCCCGTACCGAGGCGGTCGCATTTCAAGTCATCAAAAGCCTCCCTTATGGCGAGACTTTCTTCCGAAACGCGACTGGTCGATGCTCGGACGGACGCCTCATTGTTGATTTCATAG CTGAAGCATTTGGACTGCCATATCTTCCACCATATCTGGCAGTAGCCAAAGGTCCACATGTTCGTATTCGTAAGGGAGTGAACTTCGCAGTTGCTGGTGCCTCGGCAATCAACTCGTCTTTCTTCTCTGCTCAGAAGATTGCGTTGTGGACCAATGACTCATTGAGTGTTCAGCTTGGCTGGTTCAAGAATTTAAAGTCATCTCTCTGCACCACCGAACAAG AATGTGACGAGTACTTCAAGAAATCACTGTTTCTGGTGGGGGAGATAGGTGAAAATGACTATAACTTTCCCGCTCTTTCTGGTCAAAGCATTAAACAGCTACGTGCTTTGGTACCACTTGTCGTTGGAGCAATCACTCGTGCCGTCAGC ATGCTAATAGAAGAAGGGGCTGTAGATCTGATGGTGCCGGGACAGTTGCCGGTAGGTTGCACCTCCATGTTCCTAACCGTATTTCAAAGCGCTAATGAATCAGCGTATGATAATAGAACTGGGTGTCTCAAGGCTTATGATGCCTTCTTCAAGTATCACAATAACTATCTCAAGCaagaattacaaaatttgaaaaggggCCTTGAGAGATCTGTACTCTATTGGATGGTAGCATCGAGactgaagaaaaaaatgtccTCTAATAAATCCAGTAATGCTTCGCCCGTCCCTACTGAAGAATATCGTGCGGCTTGA
- the LOC104425286 gene encoding LOW QUALITY PROTEIN: 5-methyltetrahydropteroyltriglutamate--homocysteine methyltransferase (The sequence of the model RefSeq protein was modified relative to this genomic sequence to represent the inferred CDS: inserted 1 base in 1 codon), giving the protein MASHVAGYPHIGPRRELKFALESFWDGKSSAEELQKVAVDLRTYIWKQMAGAGIKYVPGNTFSYYDRVLDATMMLGAVPTRYGWNGEEIGFDVYFSMARGNASVPAMEMARWFDTNYHYVVPELGPDFNFSYASHKAVAEYKEANELGVDTVPVLLGPVSYLLLSKPAKGVETTFSPLSLLRIMNSSLAVFREVVSELKAAGASWIHFDEPALVLDLDSHQLQAFTEAYSELESCLSGLNALVQTYFADVPADAYEVLTSFKGVIGFGFDLVRGNKSIDLIKGGFPTGKYLFAGVVDGRNIWANDLAETLSTLHALESIVGKDKVVVSTSCSLLHTAVDLVNETELDEEIKSWLAFASQKVVEVNALAKALAGQKDEAFFSANTAAQASRKSSPKVTNEAVQKAAAALRGSDHRRATTVSARLGAQQTTLTLPVIPTTIIGSFPQTEELRKVHSEYKDKKISEEEYVKAIKEEINKVVKLQEELDIDVLVHGVPERNGMVEYFAEQLSGFAFTVNGWVQSYGSHCVKPPIIYGDVSRPKPMTVFWSTTAQSMTARPMKGMLTGPITILNCSFVRNDQPRFKTCYQIALAIKDKVEDLEKAGINIIQIDEAALREGLPLRKSEQSLYLDWAVHSFRITHCGVKDTTQIHTHLCYSHFNDIILSIIDMDADVITRENSGSDEKLLSVFRKGVQYGAGIGPSVYDINSLMIPSAEEIAERTTKMLTTNVLWFXPDFVLKTRKHTGVKLALKIFVAATELLCTRLAEAKKEKFE; this is encoded by the exons ATGGCGTCCCACGTTGCTGGATATCCTCACATAGGCCCCAGGAGGGAGCTAAAGTTCGCCCTGGAATCGTTCTGGGATGGAAAGAGCAGTGCGGAGGAGTTGCAAAAAGTTGCCGTTGATCTCAGGACATATATCTGGAAGCAGATGGCTGGTGCCGGCATCAAGTACGTTCCCGGGAACACCTTCTCATACTACGATCGGGTGCTTGATGCCACCATGATGCTTGGTGCTGTTCCCACCCGATATGGTTGGAATGGTGAAGAGATTGGATTCGATGTTTACTTCTCGATGGCTAGAGGGAACGCCTCCGTCCCTGCTATGGAAATGGCCAGGTGGTTTGACACCAACTA CCACTACGTGGTGCCTGAATTGGGTCCTGATTTCAACTTCTCTTACGCTTCTCACAAGGCCGTTGCTGAGTACAAGGAGGCCAATGAG CTTGGAGTAGACACTGTTCCGGTCCTTCTTGGCCCAGTCTCCTATTTGCTGCTATCCAAGCCTGCAAAGGGTGTGGAGACgaccttttctcctctctcccttctccgGATAATGAACTCCTCTCTCGCAGTTTT CAGGGAAGTCGTGTCTGAACTTAAGGCAGCTGGTGCTTCATGGATTCACTTTGATGAGCCCGCCCTTGTGTTGGATCTCGATTCTCACCAACTGCAAGCATTCACTGAAGCATACTCGGAACTAGAGTCATGTCTTTCTGGCCTGAATGCTCTCGTCCAAACCTATTTTGCTGATGTTCCTGCTGATGCATATGAAGTTCTTACCTCCTTCAAGGGTGTcattggatttggatttgatttggtcCGTGGAAACAAGTCCATTGATTTAATCAAGGGCGGTTTCCCCACAGGTAAGTATCTCTTTGCTGGAGTTGTTGATGGGAGGAACATCTGGGCCAATGATCTTGCTGAAACACTCAGCACCCTCCATGCTCTCGAGAGCATCGTGGGAAAAG ACAAAGTCGTGGTCTCCACCTCTTGCTCTCTTTTGCACACTGCTGTTGACCTCGTTAACGAGACTGAATTGGATGAGGAAATCAAGTCATGGCTTGCATTTGCTTCTCAGAAGGTCGTTGAAGTCAATGCTTTGGCCAAGGCTTTGGCTGGACAAAAGGACGAG GCATTCTTCTCAGCTAATACTGCTGCTCAGGCATCAAGAAAGTCCTCTCCAAAAGTCACAAACGAAGCTGTCCAAAAGGCT GCTGCTGCATTGAGGGGCTCTGATCATCGCCGTGCCACAACTGTGAGTGCTAGACTTGGTGCTCAGCAAACGACGCTTACTTTGCCAGTCATACCAACAACCATCATTGGCTCCTTCCCTCAGACTGAGGAACTCAGAAAAGTGCACTCTGAGTACAAGGACAAAAA GATCTCTGAGGAAGAATATGTTAAGGCCATCAAGGAGGAAATTAACAAAGTTGTCAAGCTTCAAGAGGAGCTTGACATAGATGTCTTGGTTCATGGGGTGCCTGAG AGGAACGGTATGGTTGAATACTTTGCGGAGCAGTTGTCGGGTTTTGCTTTCACCGTTAACGGGTGGGTGCAATCTTATGGATCTCATTGTGTGAAACCACCCATCATCTATGGTGATGTGAGCCGCCCCAAGCCAATGACTGTCTTCTGGTCCACCACAGCCCAGAGCATGACTGCTCGCCCAATGAAGGGAATGCTTACAGGCCCTATCACCATTCTCAACTGTTCCTTTGTCCGAAATGACCAACCTAG GTTCAAAACTTGCTATCAAATCGCCTTGGCCATCAAGGACAAAGTTGAGGATCTTGAGAAGGCAGGGattaatattattcaaattgatgaggCAGCTTTGAGAGAGGGTCTACCACTGAGAAAGTCTGAACAATCTTTATACTTGGATTGGGCTGTCCACTCTTTCAGAATCACTCACTGTGGCGTCAAGGATACTACCCAG ATCCACACTCACTTGTGCTACTCCCACTTCAACGACATCATCCTCTCAATCATCGACATGGATGCCGATGTCATCACAAGGGAGAACTCTGGCTCTGATGAGAAGCTCCTCTCAGTTTTCCGCAAGGGAGTCCAGTATGGTGCTGGGATTGGCCCGAGTGTCTATGACATCAACTCTCTCATGATACCTTCAGCTGAAGAGATTGCTGAGAGAACCACCAAGATGCTCACAACAAATGTATTGTGGT AACCTGACTTTGTACTCAAGACTCGTAAACACACTGGGGTCAAGCTTGCGCTCAAGATCTTTGTTGCTGCTACCGAGCTCCTCTGCACCCGACTTGCCgaagctaaaaaagaaaagtttgagtaA